A window of the Anoplopoma fimbria isolate UVic2021 breed Golden Eagle Sablefish chromosome 17, Afim_UVic_2022, whole genome shotgun sequence genome harbors these coding sequences:
- the dgkab gene encoding diacylglycerol kinase, alpha b isoform X1, with translation MASPEETEGPLTPVDFIQLQHYMEYSSLRLKDVIKDFHPGGRLAQHSVGECVDAVGFGLFLKTYLEVDDFPADFCQRLFNYFQHVEQDASTKSPLPKGGGVFLRDVSCYFSVLEEGQPREKLEFTFKLYDKDCNQLLDSSEVDRIITQMMRAADYLGWDVTELRPVLKDMMTAIDVDDSGTVNLEEWVKGGMNNVPLLVLLGLKMTERDGQHIWRMKHFNKPTYCSVCQSMLLGLGKQGLCCNCCKYTVHSHCANKNPEPCARTFVSSKKEIGVAVHDWIRADFNATKCQVCNKKIKTLAGRRCVWCQEMRHDECIFSGLSSCDCGPLKDHILPPWAIHAVSKEEDTSLLNVTPDGHILQIVSIPDIHPLLVFVNPKSGGKQGERVLRKFQYLLNPRQVYNLSNGGPAPGLHFFRNLREFRILVCGGDGTVGWLLDAIDKEDLQVRPPIAILPLGTGNDLARCLRWGGGYEGSDLREILKEIEASELVSMDRWSIQVIPDDPQDDGDPVPYEIINNYFSVGVDASIAHRFHSMREKHPQRFNSRMKNKLWYFEFATSETISASCKKLKDCLTIECCGRSLDLSRKSLEGIAVLNIPSMHGGSNLWGESKKPDSVSVGEPSEVITDPELLKTISQDMSDERLEVVGLEGVIDMGQIYTGLKSAGHRLAQTCQITIRTNKALPMQIDGEPWMQPPCTIHITHKNQANMLMAVPTKSTGFFHLK, from the exons ATGGCCTCGCCTGAAGAGACAGAAGGGCCTCTGACTCCCGTGGATTTTATCCAGCTGCAGCATTACATGGAAT ACAGCAGTCTGAGGTTGAAAGATGTGATTAAGGACTTTCACCCTGGTGGTCGCCTGGCCCAGCACAGCGTTGGAGAG TGCGTGGATGCAGTGGGTTTCGGTCTCTTTCTCAAGACCTACCTAGAAGTGGATGACTTCCCTGCAGATTTCTGCCAACGTCTTTTtaactattttcaacatgtggAGCAGGATGCGTCCACCAAGAGCCCTCTGCCCAAAGGAG GTGGGGTCTTTCTTCGTGATGTATCCTGTTACTTCTCAGTGCTGGAGGAAGGACAGCCACGCGAGAAGCTCGAAT TTACCTTCAAACTTTATGATAAAGACTGCAACCAACTCCTGGACAGCTCT GAGGTGGATCGTATCATCACCCAGATGATGCGAGCTGCTGATTACCTTGGCTGGGATGTGACTGAACTCAGACCA GTGCTCAAAGACATGATGACAGCGATCGATGTGGACGACAGTGGGACTGTCAATCTGGAAGAATGGGTGAAGGGAGGCATGAACAACGTGCCTTTACTTGTTCTGCTTGGACTAAAG atgacagagagagatggacagcATATTTGGAGGATGAAGCACTTTAACAAGCCAACATACTGCAGCGTGTGTCAGAGCATGCTGCTCGGCCTCGGGAAGCAGGGACTCTGCTGCAACT GTTGCAAGTACACCGTCCACAGTCATTGTGCTAACAAGAATCCTGAACCCTGTGCTCGTACCTTTGTCAGCTCTAAAAAGGAGATTGGT GTAGCAGTTCACGACTGGATCAGAGCTGACTTTAACGCTACCAAGTGTCAGGTCTGCAACAAGAAGATCAAGACTTTGGCGGGGAGGCGTTGTGTGTGGTGCCAGGAGATG CGTCACGATGAGTGTATTTTCTCTGGCTTATCGTCCTGTGATTGTGGGCCACTGAAAGATCATATTCTGCCCCCGTGGGCCATACACGCCGTCTCAAAG GAGGAAGACACCAGCTTGTTAAATGTCACCCCTGATGGCCACATCCTGCAG ATTGTTTCGATTCCAGACATCCACCCTCTGCTGGTGTTTGTGAACCCAAAAAGTGGAGGAAAGCAGGGTGAACG AGTGCTCAGGAAGTTTCAGTACCTGCTGAACCCACGTCAGGTGTACAACCTTTCCAATGGAGGTCCTGCTCCAGG ACTACACTTCTTCCGCAATCTGCGTGAGTTCAGGATCTTGGTGTGTGGAGGAGACGGCACCGTCGGGTGGCTCCTGGATGCCATAG ACAAAGAAGATCTGCAGGTGCGTCCTCCAATAGCTATCCTGCCTCTGGGCACCGGGAATGACCTGGCTCGCTGTCTACGCTGGGGAGGAG GCTACGAGGGGTCCGACTTGAGAGAGATCCTGAAGGAGATCGAAGCTAGCGAGTTGGTTTCCATGGACCGCTGGAGCATCCAGGTGATACCAGACGACCCCCAAGATGATGGAGACCCTGTGCCCTACGAGATCATTAACAACTACTTCTCTGTTGGAGTG GATGCCTCTATCGCCCATCGTTTCCACTCCATGAGAGAGAAACACCCCCAGAGATTCAACAGTAG AATGAAGAACAAACTTTGGTATTTTGAGTTTGCCACCTCTGAGACCATCTCTGCGTCTTGCAAGAAGCTGAAGGACTGTCTCACGATTGAG TGCTGTGGAAGGTCTCTGGACCTGAGCCGCAAGTCACTTGAGGGCATAGCTGTCCTCAACATACCCAGCATGCACGGAGGCTCCAACCTCTGGGGCGAGTCCAAGAAGCCTGACAGCGTGTCAGTGGGGGAGCCCAGTGAAGTTATCACTGACCCTGAACTTCTTAAAACAATCTCTCAAG ATATGAGTGACGAGCGCTTGGAGGTTGTGGGGCTGGAAGGAGTCATAGACATGGGACAGATCTACACTGGACTGAAGAGCGCCGGGCACAGACTAGCTCAGACCTGCCAAATAACCATCAG GACAAACAAAGCCCTGCCCATGCAAATCGATGGGGAGCCCTGGATGCAGCCTCCATGTACT atCCACATAACTCACAAGAAccaagctaacatgctgatggCTGTACCAACAAAATCAACTGGCTTCTTTCACCTCAAGTAG
- the dgkab gene encoding diacylglycerol kinase, alpha b isoform X4: protein MASPEETEGPLTPVDFIQLQHYMEYSSLRLKDVIKDFHPGGRLAQHSVGECVDAVGFGLFLKTYLEVDDFPADFCQRLFNYFQHVEQDASTKSPLPKGGGVFLRDVSCYFSVLEEGQPREKLEFTFKLYDKDCNQLLDSSEVDRIITQMMRAADYLGWDVTELRPVLKDMMTAIDVDDSGTVNLEEWVKGGMNNVPLLVLLGLKMTERDGQHIWRMKHFNKPTYCSVCQSMLLGLGKQGLCCNCCKYTVHSHCANKNPEPCARTFVSSKKEIGVAVHDWIRADFNATKCQVCNKKIKTLAGRRCVWCQEMRHDECIFSGLSSCDCGPLKDHILPPWAIHAVSKIVSIPDIHPLLVFVNPKSGGKQGERVLRKFQYLLNPRQVYNLSNGGPAPGLHFFRNLREFRILVCGGDGTVGWLLDAIDKEDLQVRPPIAILPLGTGNDLARCLRWGGGYEGSDLREILKEIEASELVSMDRWSIQVIPDDPQDDGDPVPYEIINNYFSVGVDASIAHRFHSMREKHPQRFNSRMKNKLWYFEFATSETISASCKKLKDCLTIECCGRSLDLSRKSLEGIAVLNIPSMHGGSNLWGESKKPDSVSVGEPSEVITDPELLKTISQDMSDERLEVVGLEGVIDMGQIYTGLKSAGHRLAQTCQITIRTNKALPMQIDGEPWMQPPCTIHITHKNQANMLMAVPTKSTGFFHLK, encoded by the exons ATGGCCTCGCCTGAAGAGACAGAAGGGCCTCTGACTCCCGTGGATTTTATCCAGCTGCAGCATTACATGGAAT ACAGCAGTCTGAGGTTGAAAGATGTGATTAAGGACTTTCACCCTGGTGGTCGCCTGGCCCAGCACAGCGTTGGAGAG TGCGTGGATGCAGTGGGTTTCGGTCTCTTTCTCAAGACCTACCTAGAAGTGGATGACTTCCCTGCAGATTTCTGCCAACGTCTTTTtaactattttcaacatgtggAGCAGGATGCGTCCACCAAGAGCCCTCTGCCCAAAGGAG GTGGGGTCTTTCTTCGTGATGTATCCTGTTACTTCTCAGTGCTGGAGGAAGGACAGCCACGCGAGAAGCTCGAAT TTACCTTCAAACTTTATGATAAAGACTGCAACCAACTCCTGGACAGCTCT GAGGTGGATCGTATCATCACCCAGATGATGCGAGCTGCTGATTACCTTGGCTGGGATGTGACTGAACTCAGACCA GTGCTCAAAGACATGATGACAGCGATCGATGTGGACGACAGTGGGACTGTCAATCTGGAAGAATGGGTGAAGGGAGGCATGAACAACGTGCCTTTACTTGTTCTGCTTGGACTAAAG atgacagagagagatggacagcATATTTGGAGGATGAAGCACTTTAACAAGCCAACATACTGCAGCGTGTGTCAGAGCATGCTGCTCGGCCTCGGGAAGCAGGGACTCTGCTGCAACT GTTGCAAGTACACCGTCCACAGTCATTGTGCTAACAAGAATCCTGAACCCTGTGCTCGTACCTTTGTCAGCTCTAAAAAGGAGATTGGT GTAGCAGTTCACGACTGGATCAGAGCTGACTTTAACGCTACCAAGTGTCAGGTCTGCAACAAGAAGATCAAGACTTTGGCGGGGAGGCGTTGTGTGTGGTGCCAGGAGATG CGTCACGATGAGTGTATTTTCTCTGGCTTATCGTCCTGTGATTGTGGGCCACTGAAAGATCATATTCTGCCCCCGTGGGCCATACACGCCGTCTCAAAG ATTGTTTCGATTCCAGACATCCACCCTCTGCTGGTGTTTGTGAACCCAAAAAGTGGAGGAAAGCAGGGTGAACG AGTGCTCAGGAAGTTTCAGTACCTGCTGAACCCACGTCAGGTGTACAACCTTTCCAATGGAGGTCCTGCTCCAGG ACTACACTTCTTCCGCAATCTGCGTGAGTTCAGGATCTTGGTGTGTGGAGGAGACGGCACCGTCGGGTGGCTCCTGGATGCCATAG ACAAAGAAGATCTGCAGGTGCGTCCTCCAATAGCTATCCTGCCTCTGGGCACCGGGAATGACCTGGCTCGCTGTCTACGCTGGGGAGGAG GCTACGAGGGGTCCGACTTGAGAGAGATCCTGAAGGAGATCGAAGCTAGCGAGTTGGTTTCCATGGACCGCTGGAGCATCCAGGTGATACCAGACGACCCCCAAGATGATGGAGACCCTGTGCCCTACGAGATCATTAACAACTACTTCTCTGTTGGAGTG GATGCCTCTATCGCCCATCGTTTCCACTCCATGAGAGAGAAACACCCCCAGAGATTCAACAGTAG AATGAAGAACAAACTTTGGTATTTTGAGTTTGCCACCTCTGAGACCATCTCTGCGTCTTGCAAGAAGCTGAAGGACTGTCTCACGATTGAG TGCTGTGGAAGGTCTCTGGACCTGAGCCGCAAGTCACTTGAGGGCATAGCTGTCCTCAACATACCCAGCATGCACGGAGGCTCCAACCTCTGGGGCGAGTCCAAGAAGCCTGACAGCGTGTCAGTGGGGGAGCCCAGTGAAGTTATCACTGACCCTGAACTTCTTAAAACAATCTCTCAAG ATATGAGTGACGAGCGCTTGGAGGTTGTGGGGCTGGAAGGAGTCATAGACATGGGACAGATCTACACTGGACTGAAGAGCGCCGGGCACAGACTAGCTCAGACCTGCCAAATAACCATCAG GACAAACAAAGCCCTGCCCATGCAAATCGATGGGGAGCCCTGGATGCAGCCTCCATGTACT atCCACATAACTCACAAGAAccaagctaacatgctgatggCTGTACCAACAAAATCAACTGGCTTCTTTCACCTCAAGTAG
- the dgkab gene encoding diacylglycerol kinase, alpha b isoform X7, which translates to MASPEETEGPLTPVDFIQLQHYMEYSSLRLKDVIKDFHPGGRLAQHSVGECVDAVGFGLFLKTYLEVDDFPADFCQRLFNYFQHVEQDASTKSPLPKGGGVFLRDVSCYFSVLEEGQPREKLEFTFKLYDKDCNQLLDSSEVDRIITQMMRAADYLGWDVTELRPVLKDMMTAIDVDDSGTVNLEEWVKGGMNNVPLLVLLGLKMTERDGQHIWRMKHFNKPTYCSVCQSMLLGLGKQGLCCNCCKYTVHSHCANKNPEPCARTFVSSKKEIGRHNHNLQPVKDHNRELAKFRQLLPEVAVHDWIRADFNATKCQVCNKKIKTLAGRRCVWCQEMRHDECIFSGLSSCDCGPLKDHILPPWAIHAVSKEEDTSLLNVTPDGHILQIVSIPDIHPLLVFVNPKSGGKQGERVLRKFQYLLNPRQVYNLSNGGPAPGLHFFRNLREFRILVCGGDGTVGWLLDAIDKEDLQVRPPIAILPLGTGNDLARCLRWGGGYEGSDLREILKEIEASELVSMDRWSIQVIPDDPQDDGDPVPYEIINNYFSVGVDASIAHRFHSMREKHPQRFNSRMKNKLWYFEFATSETISASCKKLKDCLTIECCGRSLDLSRKSLEGIAVLNIPSMHGGSNLWGESKKPDSVSVGEPSEVITDPELLKTISQDMSDERLEVVGLEGVIDMGQIYTGLKSAGHRLAQTCQITIRTNKALPMQIDGEPWMQPPCTIHITHKNQANMLMAVPTKSTGFFHLK; encoded by the exons ATGGCCTCGCCTGAAGAGACAGAAGGGCCTCTGACTCCCGTGGATTTTATCCAGCTGCAGCATTACATGGAAT ACAGCAGTCTGAGGTTGAAAGATGTGATTAAGGACTTTCACCCTGGTGGTCGCCTGGCCCAGCACAGCGTTGGAGAG TGCGTGGATGCAGTGGGTTTCGGTCTCTTTCTCAAGACCTACCTAGAAGTGGATGACTTCCCTGCAGATTTCTGCCAACGTCTTTTtaactattttcaacatgtggAGCAGGATGCGTCCACCAAGAGCCCTCTGCCCAAAGGAG GTGGGGTCTTTCTTCGTGATGTATCCTGTTACTTCTCAGTGCTGGAGGAAGGACAGCCACGCGAGAAGCTCGAAT TTACCTTCAAACTTTATGATAAAGACTGCAACCAACTCCTGGACAGCTCT GAGGTGGATCGTATCATCACCCAGATGATGCGAGCTGCTGATTACCTTGGCTGGGATGTGACTGAACTCAGACCA GTGCTCAAAGACATGATGACAGCGATCGATGTGGACGACAGTGGGACTGTCAATCTGGAAGAATGGGTGAAGGGAGGCATGAACAACGTGCCTTTACTTGTTCTGCTTGGACTAAAG atgacagagagagatggacagcATATTTGGAGGATGAAGCACTTTAACAAGCCAACATACTGCAGCGTGTGTCAGAGCATGCTGCTCGGCCTCGGGAAGCAGGGACTCTGCTGCAACT GTTGCAAGTACACCGTCCACAGTCATTGTGCTAACAAGAATCCTGAACCCTGTGCTCGTACCTTTGTCAGCTCTAAAAAGGAGATTGGT cGTCACAACCACAACTTACAACCTGTAAAGGATCACAACAGGGAGCTGGCCAAGTTTCGTCAGCTGCTTCCAGAG GTAGCAGTTCACGACTGGATCAGAGCTGACTTTAACGCTACCAAGTGTCAGGTCTGCAACAAGAAGATCAAGACTTTGGCGGGGAGGCGTTGTGTGTGGTGCCAGGAGATG CGTCACGATGAGTGTATTTTCTCTGGCTTATCGTCCTGTGATTGTGGGCCACTGAAAGATCATATTCTGCCCCCGTGGGCCATACACGCCGTCTCAAAG GAGGAAGACACCAGCTTGTTAAATGTCACCCCTGATGGCCACATCCTGCAG ATTGTTTCGATTCCAGACATCCACCCTCTGCTGGTGTTTGTGAACCCAAAAAGTGGAGGAAAGCAGGGTGAACG AGTGCTCAGGAAGTTTCAGTACCTGCTGAACCCACGTCAGGTGTACAACCTTTCCAATGGAGGTCCTGCTCCAGG ACTACACTTCTTCCGCAATCTGCGTGAGTTCAGGATCTTGGTGTGTGGAGGAGACGGCACCGTCGGGTGGCTCCTGGATGCCATAG ACAAAGAAGATCTGCAGGTGCGTCCTCCAATAGCTATCCTGCCTCTGGGCACCGGGAATGACCTGGCTCGCTGTCTACGCTGGGGAGGAG GCTACGAGGGGTCCGACTTGAGAGAGATCCTGAAGGAGATCGAAGCTAGCGAGTTGGTTTCCATGGACCGCTGGAGCATCCAGGTGATACCAGACGACCCCCAAGATGATGGAGACCCTGTGCCCTACGAGATCATTAACAACTACTTCTCTGTTGGAGTG GATGCCTCTATCGCCCATCGTTTCCACTCCATGAGAGAGAAACACCCCCAGAGATTCAACAGTAG AATGAAGAACAAACTTTGGTATTTTGAGTTTGCCACCTCTGAGACCATCTCTGCGTCTTGCAAGAAGCTGAAGGACTGTCTCACGATTGAG TGCTGTGGAAGGTCTCTGGACCTGAGCCGCAAGTCACTTGAGGGCATAGCTGTCCTCAACATACCCAGCATGCACGGAGGCTCCAACCTCTGGGGCGAGTCCAAGAAGCCTGACAGCGTGTCAGTGGGGGAGCCCAGTGAAGTTATCACTGACCCTGAACTTCTTAAAACAATCTCTCAAG ATATGAGTGACGAGCGCTTGGAGGTTGTGGGGCTGGAAGGAGTCATAGACATGGGACAGATCTACACTGGACTGAAGAGCGCCGGGCACAGACTAGCTCAGACCTGCCAAATAACCATCAG GACAAACAAAGCCCTGCCCATGCAAATCGATGGGGAGCCCTGGATGCAGCCTCCATGTACT atCCACATAACTCACAAGAAccaagctaacatgctgatggCTGTACCAACAAAATCAACTGGCTTCTTTCACCTCAAGTAG
- the dgkab gene encoding diacylglycerol kinase, alpha b isoform X8, with product MASPEETEGPLTPVDFIQLQHYMEYSSLRLKDVIKDFHPGGRLAQHSVGECVDAVGFGLFLKTYLEVDDFPADFCQRLFNYFQHVEQDASTKSPLPKGGGVFLRDVSCYFSVLEEGQPREKLEFTFKLYDKDCNQLLDSSEVDRIITQMMRAADYLGWDVTELRPVLKDMMTAIDVDDSGTVNLEEWVKGGMNNVPLLVLLGLKMTERDGQHIWRMKHFNKPTYCSVCQSMLLGLGKQGLCCNCCKYTVHSHCANKNPEPCARTFVSSKKEIGVRTHTKTQLHLVAVHDWIRADFNATKCQVCNKKIKTLAGRRCVWCQEMRHDECIFSGLSSCDCGPLKDHILPPWAIHAVSKEEDTSLLNVTPDGHILQIVSIPDIHPLLVFVNPKSGGKQGERVLRKFQYLLNPRQVYNLSNGGPAPGLHFFRNLREFRILVCGGDGTVGWLLDAIDKEDLQVRPPIAILPLGTGNDLARCLRWGGGYEGSDLREILKEIEASELVSMDRWSIQVIPDDPQDDGDPVPYEIINNYFSVGVDASIAHRFHSMREKHPQRFNSRMKNKLWYFEFATSETISASCKKLKDCLTIECCGRSLDLSRKSLEGIAVLNIPSMHGGSNLWGESKKPDSVSVGEPSEVITDPELLKTISQDMSDERLEVVGLEGVIDMGQIYTGLKSAGHRLAQTCQITIRTNKALPMQIDGEPWMQPPCTIHITHKNQANMLMAVPTKSTGFFHLK from the exons ATGGCCTCGCCTGAAGAGACAGAAGGGCCTCTGACTCCCGTGGATTTTATCCAGCTGCAGCATTACATGGAAT ACAGCAGTCTGAGGTTGAAAGATGTGATTAAGGACTTTCACCCTGGTGGTCGCCTGGCCCAGCACAGCGTTGGAGAG TGCGTGGATGCAGTGGGTTTCGGTCTCTTTCTCAAGACCTACCTAGAAGTGGATGACTTCCCTGCAGATTTCTGCCAACGTCTTTTtaactattttcaacatgtggAGCAGGATGCGTCCACCAAGAGCCCTCTGCCCAAAGGAG GTGGGGTCTTTCTTCGTGATGTATCCTGTTACTTCTCAGTGCTGGAGGAAGGACAGCCACGCGAGAAGCTCGAAT TTACCTTCAAACTTTATGATAAAGACTGCAACCAACTCCTGGACAGCTCT GAGGTGGATCGTATCATCACCCAGATGATGCGAGCTGCTGATTACCTTGGCTGGGATGTGACTGAACTCAGACCA GTGCTCAAAGACATGATGACAGCGATCGATGTGGACGACAGTGGGACTGTCAATCTGGAAGAATGGGTGAAGGGAGGCATGAACAACGTGCCTTTACTTGTTCTGCTTGGACTAAAG atgacagagagagatggacagcATATTTGGAGGATGAAGCACTTTAACAAGCCAACATACTGCAGCGTGTGTCAGAGCATGCTGCTCGGCCTCGGGAAGCAGGGACTCTGCTGCAACT GTTGCAAGTACACCGTCCACAGTCATTGTGCTAACAAGAATCCTGAACCCTGTGCTCGTACCTTTGTCAGCTCTAAAAAGGAGATTGGTGTAAGGACACACACGAAAACTcaacttcattt GGTAGCAGTTCACGACTGGATCAGAGCTGACTTTAACGCTACCAAGTGTCAGGTCTGCAACAAGAAGATCAAGACTTTGGCGGGGAGGCGTTGTGTGTGGTGCCAGGAGATG CGTCACGATGAGTGTATTTTCTCTGGCTTATCGTCCTGTGATTGTGGGCCACTGAAAGATCATATTCTGCCCCCGTGGGCCATACACGCCGTCTCAAAG GAGGAAGACACCAGCTTGTTAAATGTCACCCCTGATGGCCACATCCTGCAG ATTGTTTCGATTCCAGACATCCACCCTCTGCTGGTGTTTGTGAACCCAAAAAGTGGAGGAAAGCAGGGTGAACG AGTGCTCAGGAAGTTTCAGTACCTGCTGAACCCACGTCAGGTGTACAACCTTTCCAATGGAGGTCCTGCTCCAGG ACTACACTTCTTCCGCAATCTGCGTGAGTTCAGGATCTTGGTGTGTGGAGGAGACGGCACCGTCGGGTGGCTCCTGGATGCCATAG ACAAAGAAGATCTGCAGGTGCGTCCTCCAATAGCTATCCTGCCTCTGGGCACCGGGAATGACCTGGCTCGCTGTCTACGCTGGGGAGGAG GCTACGAGGGGTCCGACTTGAGAGAGATCCTGAAGGAGATCGAAGCTAGCGAGTTGGTTTCCATGGACCGCTGGAGCATCCAGGTGATACCAGACGACCCCCAAGATGATGGAGACCCTGTGCCCTACGAGATCATTAACAACTACTTCTCTGTTGGAGTG GATGCCTCTATCGCCCATCGTTTCCACTCCATGAGAGAGAAACACCCCCAGAGATTCAACAGTAG AATGAAGAACAAACTTTGGTATTTTGAGTTTGCCACCTCTGAGACCATCTCTGCGTCTTGCAAGAAGCTGAAGGACTGTCTCACGATTGAG TGCTGTGGAAGGTCTCTGGACCTGAGCCGCAAGTCACTTGAGGGCATAGCTGTCCTCAACATACCCAGCATGCACGGAGGCTCCAACCTCTGGGGCGAGTCCAAGAAGCCTGACAGCGTGTCAGTGGGGGAGCCCAGTGAAGTTATCACTGACCCTGAACTTCTTAAAACAATCTCTCAAG ATATGAGTGACGAGCGCTTGGAGGTTGTGGGGCTGGAAGGAGTCATAGACATGGGACAGATCTACACTGGACTGAAGAGCGCCGGGCACAGACTAGCTCAGACCTGCCAAATAACCATCAG GACAAACAAAGCCCTGCCCATGCAAATCGATGGGGAGCCCTGGATGCAGCCTCCATGTACT atCCACATAACTCACAAGAAccaagctaacatgctgatggCTGTACCAACAAAATCAACTGGCTTCTTTCACCTCAAGTAG
- the dgkab gene encoding diacylglycerol kinase, alpha b isoform X2, producing the protein MEYSSLRLKDVIKDFHPGGRLAQHSVGEVSHARSMIHVCVDAVGFGLFLKTYLEVDDFPADFCQRLFNYFQHVEQDASTKSPLPKGGGVFLRDVSCYFSVLEEGQPREKLEFTFKLYDKDCNQLLDSSEVDRIITQMMRAADYLGWDVTELRPVLKDMMTAIDVDDSGTVNLEEWVKGGMNNVPLLVLLGLKMTERDGQHIWRMKHFNKPTYCSVCQSMLLGLGKQGLCCNCCKYTVHSHCANKNPEPCARTFVSSKKEIGVAVHDWIRADFNATKCQVCNKKIKTLAGRRCVWCQEMRHDECIFSGLSSCDCGPLKDHILPPWAIHAVSKEEDTSLLNVTPDGHILQIVSIPDIHPLLVFVNPKSGGKQGERVLRKFQYLLNPRQVYNLSNGGPAPGLHFFRNLREFRILVCGGDGTVGWLLDAIDKEDLQVRPPIAILPLGTGNDLARCLRWGGGYEGSDLREILKEIEASELVSMDRWSIQVIPDDPQDDGDPVPYEIINNYFSVGVDASIAHRFHSMREKHPQRFNSRMKNKLWYFEFATSETISASCKKLKDCLTIECCGRSLDLSRKSLEGIAVLNIPSMHGGSNLWGESKKPDSVSVGEPSEVITDPELLKTISQDMSDERLEVVGLEGVIDMGQIYTGLKSAGHRLAQTCQITIRTNKALPMQIDGEPWMQPPCTIHITHKNQANMLMAVPTKSTGFFHLK; encoded by the exons ATGGAAT ACAGCAGTCTGAGGTTGAAAGATGTGATTAAGGACTTTCACCCTGGTGGTCGCCTGGCCCAGCACAGCGTTGGAGAGGTGAGTCATGCAAGATCAATGATACATGTG TGCGTGGATGCAGTGGGTTTCGGTCTCTTTCTCAAGACCTACCTAGAAGTGGATGACTTCCCTGCAGATTTCTGCCAACGTCTTTTtaactattttcaacatgtggAGCAGGATGCGTCCACCAAGAGCCCTCTGCCCAAAGGAG GTGGGGTCTTTCTTCGTGATGTATCCTGTTACTTCTCAGTGCTGGAGGAAGGACAGCCACGCGAGAAGCTCGAAT TTACCTTCAAACTTTATGATAAAGACTGCAACCAACTCCTGGACAGCTCT GAGGTGGATCGTATCATCACCCAGATGATGCGAGCTGCTGATTACCTTGGCTGGGATGTGACTGAACTCAGACCA GTGCTCAAAGACATGATGACAGCGATCGATGTGGACGACAGTGGGACTGTCAATCTGGAAGAATGGGTGAAGGGAGGCATGAACAACGTGCCTTTACTTGTTCTGCTTGGACTAAAG atgacagagagagatggacagcATATTTGGAGGATGAAGCACTTTAACAAGCCAACATACTGCAGCGTGTGTCAGAGCATGCTGCTCGGCCTCGGGAAGCAGGGACTCTGCTGCAACT GTTGCAAGTACACCGTCCACAGTCATTGTGCTAACAAGAATCCTGAACCCTGTGCTCGTACCTTTGTCAGCTCTAAAAAGGAGATTGGT GTAGCAGTTCACGACTGGATCAGAGCTGACTTTAACGCTACCAAGTGTCAGGTCTGCAACAAGAAGATCAAGACTTTGGCGGGGAGGCGTTGTGTGTGGTGCCAGGAGATG CGTCACGATGAGTGTATTTTCTCTGGCTTATCGTCCTGTGATTGTGGGCCACTGAAAGATCATATTCTGCCCCCGTGGGCCATACACGCCGTCTCAAAG GAGGAAGACACCAGCTTGTTAAATGTCACCCCTGATGGCCACATCCTGCAG ATTGTTTCGATTCCAGACATCCACCCTCTGCTGGTGTTTGTGAACCCAAAAAGTGGAGGAAAGCAGGGTGAACG AGTGCTCAGGAAGTTTCAGTACCTGCTGAACCCACGTCAGGTGTACAACCTTTCCAATGGAGGTCCTGCTCCAGG ACTACACTTCTTCCGCAATCTGCGTGAGTTCAGGATCTTGGTGTGTGGAGGAGACGGCACCGTCGGGTGGCTCCTGGATGCCATAG ACAAAGAAGATCTGCAGGTGCGTCCTCCAATAGCTATCCTGCCTCTGGGCACCGGGAATGACCTGGCTCGCTGTCTACGCTGGGGAGGAG GCTACGAGGGGTCCGACTTGAGAGAGATCCTGAAGGAGATCGAAGCTAGCGAGTTGGTTTCCATGGACCGCTGGAGCATCCAGGTGATACCAGACGACCCCCAAGATGATGGAGACCCTGTGCCCTACGAGATCATTAACAACTACTTCTCTGTTGGAGTG GATGCCTCTATCGCCCATCGTTTCCACTCCATGAGAGAGAAACACCCCCAGAGATTCAACAGTAG AATGAAGAACAAACTTTGGTATTTTGAGTTTGCCACCTCTGAGACCATCTCTGCGTCTTGCAAGAAGCTGAAGGACTGTCTCACGATTGAG TGCTGTGGAAGGTCTCTGGACCTGAGCCGCAAGTCACTTGAGGGCATAGCTGTCCTCAACATACCCAGCATGCACGGAGGCTCCAACCTCTGGGGCGAGTCCAAGAAGCCTGACAGCGTGTCAGTGGGGGAGCCCAGTGAAGTTATCACTGACCCTGAACTTCTTAAAACAATCTCTCAAG ATATGAGTGACGAGCGCTTGGAGGTTGTGGGGCTGGAAGGAGTCATAGACATGGGACAGATCTACACTGGACTGAAGAGCGCCGGGCACAGACTAGCTCAGACCTGCCAAATAACCATCAG GACAAACAAAGCCCTGCCCATGCAAATCGATGGGGAGCCCTGGATGCAGCCTCCATGTACT atCCACATAACTCACAAGAAccaagctaacatgctgatggCTGTACCAACAAAATCAACTGGCTTCTTTCACCTCAAGTAG